The Bacteroidales bacterium sequence TTAGAAAATATAACTCAACATAAAAACGATATTGTATTTTCGATATGGTCTGGTCGAAAGTCTCGTAATAGGAGAGCACTTATTCCTTCTATATGTGAAGCATACGGCATTTGTTATGTGGGTGCAGATACTTATGCAAATATAATATGTCAAGACAAAATCCTCTCAAAAAAGTTTTCTCTGAAAAATGGCATAAATACTCCAAATTACTTTTTTTATGAAGGTAGTAATCTCGATGAACTATTGATTAATAATCTAAAACTGCCAATAGTGATTAAACCTAATTTTGAAGGAGGATCTATTGGAATCTCAAAAGACTGTTTAGTAAATAGTTACAAAGAAACTCTTTCAAAAGTCTCAGAATTGTTTTCTATTTTTAAACAACCTATCCTGATAGAAGAGTTCGCCAAAGGAAAAGAAGTTAGCATTGTTATTATGGGTAATCAAGAAAAAATTCTTTTTTGCGAAGTTGTAGAATTATTCATTGAAGATAATGCATATGATCTTGAAAATAATATATTTAGTTTTGAAGTAAAAAAAGAGAATAGCAACATGGTGCTGTCTCATAGATTGATTACTCATGAATTTTCCAATGATATATTGAATAATGCTATGTCTCTTTTTAAGAATCTTGGTAAAGTAGAAGAATTACGCATTGATGGACGATATGACGGTAAAGATTTTTATTTAATAGAATTATCTCCCGATATTCATTTCGGGAAAGGAGCAACCTTCGCTGATGCATTTAATTTGAACGGTATAAAATATACAGAAATGCTCCGGATGATTTTATTAAATACAGAAAATTATAACAACCAATTACAATGAAATGATTATGGCATCTCATAAAACATTTTCCAGAATTTATATTATATTATTTATTTCATTTATCTCAAATATAGTTAATGCGCAAGAAATCAATGTTCCTAATTTAAATGATACATGTATTATAAATTCTCTTGATCGAAATCAGACTTTACTAAATAAAATATATCATTTGGACAACTCCTTAGATTCTCATATTTTTAACGGAAATAATACAAAAGCTAAAACGTATGTTCCAATATCTGATTACATAAATATAAAACAATTATATATTGCTGCCGGAAGCATTTTAGTGGCATTAATAGGAGCAATATTGACCTTTTTTGCATTCTGGGTACAAACAAGTTATAATAAGAAAACGAGAACAGAGGCAAACAGGGAACGATTTGAAAGTCGTTTTTTTCTCTTTATAAATATGTACAATGAACTTGTAAATGAAATAGAAATTATAAATGTCTGTAAGGGACATCAGTCTTTCAATTTTCTTTTTTATGAAATACAAGCATTATTTTATATTATAAAAGACTTAAATATTCAATCTATTGATGGGAGTACTCTTACAAAAGACGAAATAATGTCTATCTCAGTATCAATTACAATAAGTGGAATAACCCCAAACAATTATAGAGACAATATTGATTTGATATATTCAATGTATAAAGATATAATACTCAAAGAAGATTACGTAAATATATGTAATCAAATAAAAAAGTATGTTAACATAGATAATGATGATTTAGAAGTTTTATATAAAGAAGAGCGTTTTACATTGTTTTGGAATTATGCATATATTCAGTTAAAAGAAAAAAAACAAGTATATTGGTTTATTGGAAGACGCTCATATTTAATACCATACTTTAAGTTAATCAGGTCAAAGTTCATGTATATAGATAAATATTTAGAAGGGCAGAAAAAATTAAATTTAAATATAAATGATGAAAAAAACTACTATTTACAATTGTCTAATTCTTCTATGTCAGAGCATGAACTGGCTGTACTGTATATGATTGTCAATTCTCGTGAAAACCATTATATGAAGATTAAAAGAGAATATATTGATTATTTAGTGGAAAGCACAGAACTTCCGGATTTATATAATTATAAGAAATGGGGAAAGAACTTAAACCCTAAAGTAAAATAATAAGAAATAAGTAATGGATATGCAGTTAATAAACATTCGCATGGCTGTCAAATCTGACATAGATATTTTGGGAGATTTATGGGAGGGTTTTGAGAATTTTTTCATATACCACGAAAATTCAAATTTTAAGAAAGAGTATAAAACTCAAAAAGAAAAATACAAAAAAGATATATTGGAGTTAAATTTCTCGGAAAATCCAACCAGATGGACGTTGGTCGCAGAAATTGACAGAAATATTGTGGGGCAAATATCATGGATGAAACTGTACATGGCAAATACACCTCCTGTATTTCATTATAGATTGTCAGGGATATATGTCACACAAGATTATAGAAATATGGGAATAGGTAAAAAGCTATTCATTGAATTGAAAGAGATAGCAAAGAAAGAAAAAATCTCTGCAATTAAGTGGGGTGTATGGGGAAAGAATGAAACGGCTAAACAATTCTACAATACAATTGAAGGTAAATACGATCATTTGGAAAATGATGAATGGTCTTTACATTACACCATTGTATAGTCTCCCTCGGATAGCTACATTACACTATATCTGAATGGACAAAAAACTTATTGAAATCTGAATAAAATTTAGAAAATCAGATGTTTTCCGGAATCCTGAAATGCCAATATGAAATAAGCCCCAGATCGAACGTACCAATATCGTCTTTGGTTGTTTGAGCCGACTCATAATACGAAAATCGTTCATCCCAATAATTATTTTTTCTAAAAGATAAGAATAAATGAACTTCATAAGATTTTTTCATATAAAAATGAAATAAATCCATATTGTAATTTTTGTAATATTGTGCAATTGTATAATATGCAAGTCGGTGCATTACTTTGTCAGGTTGTTCCTCTAAAAGACTCAAAGTTGAATTAACAATGTCTTCATATATGCCATTAAATTTATTTGAATTTGTATAGTATATAAGATGATTAATATGTATAGTTAATTTGTCAAAACTGCACATTACTGTTTTACGCGCTTCCCTTAAAAAATTTTCAACTTCCCCCGAAAAATTATTTTGATACATATACATAACAGCTCTGTCATTAAAGAAGATATGCCGTTCAAATGTCTCGTTATACAATAGTTGCTCAGCAATATCCAAATTAGAAAGGGCCGCATTGAAATCCTTATTCCATGTATGCAATAAAGAAAGAGTTAAATATGATTGCCCCATTTCAATCCATAAATTTTTCTTTTTAAAAAATCTGATACTTTTTTTCAACTCCTTAATACTTTTGGATAATGGCAAAACAATCTCACTATTCCTTAATAAAAAACCATATTCTTCATATTTAGCATACTCTGCTTTGCTCATCATATCTAAATATATTTTTTGGCATTCTGTATAATTATTTAAAGAACGATATGATATCATCAATATTAATTTTAAAATTAAAATTAATCTATCATTTGTTTCTGATATTAAAGTATTTAGTATATACGTAATAGCCTCTTCATGTCTGTCTAAACGATCTAATAACGCTGCTCTATATGCAGTATATCGGTTTGACGTGGTTTTTATTTCCGCTAATATATCCCATGCTTTATCAAATATGCCAAGAGTGTAATATATATCTATAAGTGCAAAATTAATTAAATCCTGAATTTCTACTGAAGTAAAATAATTTTCATTATTTCGCAATAATTCTATATATTCAACAGCACTATCGGGATATGTGGATTCGAGAGCCACTCTCTTTATTTCTGGTAAAAGTTTGAATAGATTACCGGAATCATTATTTGCCGAGTAAAAGGTGAATAAAAGATGATAAATTTTGTTTTTCGAGTAACAAGAAAAATCTTTTTGTTCTAATCTTTTTCGATAGTATTCTATCCAAATTCTATAACTTGGTAAAACAAATCGATCAAATGAATTATTTGATAAAACTTCTTTAGATATAAAATCATGCTTGACAAAAATAAACTCTCTATCAGTTTTTATTAATTCATGTTTGGTTAGCTTTTTTAAACATGGTTCTAAATCTATCCATAAATCCTTAAAATGTTCCGATTCTAGAAATGATTTTAACGATTCTGTAGTTACTGGTAACCTATGAACTATGATTGCACTTAATACAAGTTTCAAATTATTCTCTAAACTATCAATATGTGTTTTAGTATAATTAAATTCATTAACTGAAGAATTAAATGGAATAATATCTTTACCTCTCATATTAAAGAACAAATTTCCATCTTCGAGTTTTCTTATATTTCCATCAAATTCTAAAAATGAATCTCTCAATTTTTCGGCAATCTCATTATCTGGATACATTTTCAAATATTCAGATAGATTCATCCTCGCAAGATTGATTAAGTATAAATCTGTATTTGGAAAATCTTTTGCCTGAATTTCTTCAAATTTACTCTTACTAAAAGAATCATCTATCGTGTATTCTAAGATAAAATTAGCGTAAGAAGATTGGGCAATAATTTTCTTAAAGAAATCATTAGAAGAATAATCTATTTTTTGATAATTTTCAATCACTACAATCAGTCTGTCTTTACGAATTACATACTCAATATAATCCCTAAGGGTTTGAAGAATATCGTTATTCCCTGAATTAAAAAATATATTATAATCATAATTTTCAAATTTAAAAATCATTTTTGTGGCTGTATATAATAATTTTCCTACCCCACAAGGAACAGCATCTTTTGCGGCATTGCCAATAATTAATAAATTCCTCTTTTTAAGATGGGGGGTTAAAATATTATTAAAATAATATTTAAAAGATAATTTTTCCTTTTTTGAGGTCACATAGTAATTATTAAAAGCCCTCGCTAACTCTTGAATATAAGCACCAGGCATCATGTCTCCTATTAAATCGTTGATTTCCATTCTGATGCATTTTTTCTTTTCAAGAACTTTTTTAGAAAAGGCACTTTTGCCAATTCCGCTTATTCCTGTGATGAAAACGATTTTAGACTTCTCTTCAAAATTTAATCTTGATGACAAATCAGCGCACTCTTTTTCTCGATTTACAAATTCTCGGGACATGATAATAAATAGTTATCAGTTATTCACCGACAAAGATATAAAAATAATTTTATTCTTTTTTCTATATTTTCCTTTATATAATTCTTCCTCATTTAATAATATATCATGAGCATGTACTTTAACCATATTCGGATACAAAGGTACATTGCCTAATCCTGCCGTCCAAATTAGTTTGCTAAAAAAATCTTCCTCTTTCCCTTTAAGTTAAGAAAAGAGCGTATTTGTTTTGCAAAAATTTGTCCTTAGCGGATTACGGCAACCTTTTCAAGTATCCGAAACATGGTCAGTACACCGGCTCCGATACAGCAACAAAAAAAAGTCAGGATTATGAAAAATATAGAAAAAAACAGGAAACAAGGTAGTTCCCTTCCAATTAGCATCAAAATAATATTCTCTTCTTGATTGATTGCTCTACCGATTTATCAATTTTAAGTTAATTGTATTAATCAATTGATTAATAAATAGCGTAATCGATAGATTACAATTTGACATATTCTTATTTTTTCCGGAAAAATTCCTAAATATCCTTAAAAAAGGTGGCAGCTTGTGGCTTAATGCTGTATCATACATTATTTTATAATTTTGCCGGATGTATTAATGGATAACATTTAAACAATTTTTTTGCTATTTTGAAACATCTAAAAGTCCGTTCAAAGAAGAATCGGTTTTTATTTACAAAAGAGTTAAGAGCAAGTTTATGTTTTGGTAATACCAAAACCCACTTGCTCCCCTGAATGGGAGGTTATCCCGTTGGTCTCAAAAGTAGGAATTCAAACATAAAATCAAGTTATGGAAAAGAAAAAATCAGGCGGTCGTCCCATAAAGAAATTAGGCGAGAAGAAGAAATATTTAATCACAGTAAAGTTGGACACGGGAGAATATATTTCACTCAAAACAAAAGTCAAGATGGCGGGAATTTGTCGAAGCGAATTTATCCGCCAGTGTTTACTCGGAAGTGTTATTCTGCCGAGATTGACACCCGAATTGAACGATTATATCCGCAAACTCTCCGGCATGGGAAACAACCTAAACCAGATTGCACGGAAAGCCAACGCCGAAGGTTATTCCAATGCCCGGAATGAATGTCTGCTCTTACTTAAACAGATTGATAAAATAATAGGACTTATAGAAAATGATGGCAAAAATAGTTAAGGGGAAAGATTTCAAAGGTGTAATCAATTATATTTTGGATAAAAATAAAGGCACTGAGATTATTGATTATGACGGACTTCGTTTGAGGGATAAGGATTCTGTTATTCAAAGTTTTGTC is a genomic window containing:
- a CDS encoding ATP-grasp domain-containing protein, whose protein sequence is MNSSKINKNIVLIADRVDNFKGVGLSSDNLELIEDRYFEDIYDGLSSICHNIIYYNSPASFLENITQHKNDIVFSIWSGRKSRNRRALIPSICEAYGICYVGADTYANIICQDKILSKKFSLKNGINTPNYFFYEGSNLDELLINNLKLPIVIKPNFEGGSIGISKDCLVNSYKETLSKVSELFSIFKQPILIEEFAKGKEVSIVIMGNQEKILFCEVVELFIEDNAYDLENNIFSFEVKKENSNMVLSHRLITHEFSNDILNNAMSLFKNLGKVEELRIDGRYDGKDFYLIELSPDIHFGKGATFADAFNLNGIKYTEMLRMILLNTENYNNQLQ
- a CDS encoding GNAT family N-acetyltransferase — translated: MAVKSDIDILGDLWEGFENFFIYHENSNFKKEYKTQKEKYKKDILELNFSENPTRWTLVAEIDRNIVGQISWMKLYMANTPPVFHYRLSGIYVTQDYRNMGIGKKLFIELKEIAKKEKISAIKWGVWGKNETAKQFYNTIEGKYDHLENDEWSLHYTIV
- a CDS encoding MobC family plasmid mobilization relaxosome protein → MEKKKSGGRPIKKLGEKKKYLITVKLDTGEYISLKTKVKMAGICRSEFIRQCLLGSVILPRLTPELNDYIRKLSGMGNNLNQIARKANAEGYSNARNECLLLLKQIDKIIGLIENDGKNS